The genomic DNA tttttggagcttcttttgaggccataaaaggtcgacttatacacaggtaaatacGGTACCTAAATCACAAAAATCAGTTCCTTAGACTGAACTATTTCATGAATGGGagatgtacatacatacatacatgtgtCCTGTGGGTTGTTATCCATGAAGCCAATATTTTGTCTGATATCACATTTTGAAAGGAACCTTTTCAGGGATGAATGAATTTGCAGCCAAGAGCAACCACAATTGCAAATTCTGGAATCTCCAGAGCAAATTTAAGATGGTTAAGGAACTACCTTTATAACTGACAATACAGCTATACTTCACAGTTGCAGAAAGATTGACACAAGGCTCTGTTTTGAGACCAAATTAATTCACTCTTTCTGCAAGTGACCTAGCACTGTCAGTTAAATCAATAGAGCTTTACCTAAACATGTCTGATGATGCAATTATCAGTTTCATGGGAGAGAACTTTGAGCAAGAAAAGGTGTAATTTTATACAACAAAGCCCTCTTAGAACAATAGAAATGCATCTAgatataattatgataatttcaAAGTTCGTTACTCCTTAGAGAGAGACAAGCCACTAAATTAAGTTGAAACCACCTCTTCCCAGCACTGTTGAGTACAAAAAAAATCACCTACATGTATAATCCTTAAAACAAGTGAATCCTCATAGTCAACTATTGGCACAAGCTTCTATAGATATGGCATTTTTCTACAAGGCAACTTTAAGTGCACTTGAATTCTTCTGTCGTACTGGAACAAGGCATTGTTTTGAAATGTCTGTGTGCAATTTGTTTCAGTAATGTTGCAAAACTTATTGCAGATAAAATGCAAAATTACCTTTTATGAAATCATACTTTGTCAGGTCTTCTTGCATCTGGAATACTTTGCAATCTACCTGGACCTCTTGCAACCCAGACAATCCTTGGAGTCTTAACATAGGGTCATATGTTTTAAGTGTGATCTTATATTAGACTACTAAATATCACCTGGGCCCAGTTGTCGAAGCCTGATGAAAGTAATCCTGGATTACGGGAAACttaaaagtgctactatgatcaaaaaattacttcttttttttcttcagattttgaaagtatgattgctcaacacttgactggcaaaattttaagctttgatttttatccaaagtctatttactttgagtgtaagttttggatttcacagtccgccattactcatgtttcaaactgactgattggacctcagagggttggatctagggaaaagtgacgtcatttacagtactcactagcttaaaatttcagcgtgtaaacgcagcttattatatatgcaaaacacgagtttaaaagtctgagcCCGAAActctgtgctgcatattaaatCAGCcacatacacacacattgcattcttaaactagtgcgtctttgacgtcattttctcctcaatccagctctctcaagattttaaagttagtaatggctaACCAttaacaggaaaattccagttaaaataaatgggtgtcttttttaattcaaggcttaaaactttgatcagttactgtttagttatcatagttttgaaatccaaagaaatataaaaatggtttttttggtcatagtggcactttaaactGAAGTCCATTTTCTGATCAAAATAAGTTTTCACAAGATTTGTAGCCTCCAAAAATTGACTAGACTTTTGCTTTCCTTAAGCGTAAAATTACAAGGTTATGGTTTTTTTGACAGGGAAAAATTCAAGCCTGGGTTTGTATTTAACTGTGCATTAATGTTAATcggttttgaacaactgggcacTGTTGTATAAAGTCAATGTTCTTTACTCACTTTATTGTTTTGAGACTACAGAAATTGGCTCATTTTATGTCCTCTCCACCACCATTAtttcatcaaagaaaaaaaatgctttgaatTCGTTAAGCCTATTCTCTGTTAAACTCCTTAAAAAACCCCTGCCTTTTTTTATTATGAAGTACTCAGCAACTGGATCTGATTGTTTTAATTCATTTTAGCTGTGGAAGGATGGATCTTGTTCATTACCAATGTTCATGAGGAAGCTCAGGAAGATGACATTCATGACTCATTTTCTGAATACGGTGAAATAAAAAACCTTCATGCTAATCTAGACAGACGGACAGGATTCTTAAAGGTAACGTTTTATgaaacattaatatttttattaaaatttggaCTGGTAAAGTGTGTTTGAGCACTGTCATTTAAAGAGGTTAAAGGACAGAGCAGGCAACATGGCAACACCTTTTCATGGAAGGTTTTTCAAGAAGTCCAATACAGATATTTCTTTGCACCATAGGCAAAAACAGATGCATGCAAACTAGTCAAGCATGGTGGACATGCTTAGAGTACATGTATTACAGATtaatataattaacaattattggatgaggtttttgtgatatccagaataatcaaggttgaggtaagggttatcagctgaggctgataacccttaccgaggcattgattattctggatatcacaaaaaccgaatctaataattgttttattatgcattgtacaaaaaaaaatggtcacgaCAGTGAGTGGAACTGGGAATTTATTTATCAACGAGTAAACATAGACAAATCAGCGGCACATAATTCAATTGACAAAAAACTTTAAGCAATAGACaatatgtgaaaaattgaaaaaaagcttgatgagaaagtaaatagcaataaataactgaagaaaacaaacctggaggtcattttttttgcttcttcactgacggCAAGCAACACAATCATGCACTGTGCTCATACATGACCTGATAACCTGTGACCTTGAGTGACCTTGACATGATaactgtataatctgcagttatgacgtcacaggcgctgatttcgaaaattcactgtaggcttcCGGCCAGTCACAAAAGAGTTAGagagttgaatttataataataattattattattagcttcATCAGTTTTATGCTGGTAACAAATGATTCACACCTCCTTAAAACATGATATTGAAATATAAATGTATGTACCCTTAGTTCATTCAAAGTTTTAATTGACATTTATAAAACTGacttaatacatgtatatgtaccaAAGGTGGAAATGCCTAGCCCCTAAGTGAACCATATAGTTTTCTAGTTAGACACTAGTCTTGTTCAGTAACATTTGAAATGTAGACATCTACATACAAACTCAAGACACACACTACTCAGTATTACTTAGTTACAcatgacacacacacacacactacATGGTGAACACTTACTGCTTATTACTACTTACTGTAGTCGAAAACATTTAGAGATTTCAAATGGCTTAGACGCTATATTTGCTTTGATAGTAAATACTGTTTGacttttttttgggaaaataggGAGACTGACTTTGCATATCAAGGCAAAGCTCAATCAAGCCAATAATAGCGTGTGTTTATAATTAGTAGAATTCTATCCTTTGAATAGTTTACTCCCTCGGAATAAAGAATAATCTGCACACCTTAGGAATAgatctacatgtagtttaagacctaacattaattaatttttaagcaTAACTGAGctatataattttatatttttttagatttttagaatttttcatatcttttctctgtttttgtatttttgtgctTATagatattattaatttattataacatctgatatgtatttttatctGATGAATTAagactcattattattattactgagaTCTTTGAAATCTTACTGCAATTTTTGGTGATCATCAACTGCTAAagctgacaaagttgtttttccaATATTAGTCATAGAACATGCTTTATGAAAGTTACCTTTTGACACATATCTTGTGTTATATGTGTGAACTTCACTGGCGTAACAAAAGTGGTTGTCAAAGATGGAGGGTAGATGCTTTTTGTGCCACTGGTGGGAGAACTGAAGTAAACATAGTTTAAAAATGTTCTGTAATGTGAGTAGGTCTGATACAatgagcaccggactgtcacgcgggaggttgtgagttcaactccggtcggaccaacactcagggtctcaCTGTGGAGAAAGTGCACACACACTCACTCACACtcactgaggagaaagtgctgcctttgtaactacatctgcaaatggtttcaagtcttctcggataaggacgataagccggatgtcccgtctcacaacccttcaatgttaataatcctgtgggacgtaaaagaacccacacacttgtcgctaagagtagggcacgtagttcccgttGCTGtgatctgtcttctgttgtgtatcatggttgggagggtaaaaaaggggccacagtatttggcgcaagctgttgtggcgctctgccagcttgactggcaaagttaataaaataaaataaaataaattataagtAGGGTTTTTTAGTGTTATTTTATATTAGGTAATTTCACAATTTAAACAAAGAGTTCTCTTTTGGCATTCGATTACTGTGATTTTATGTGAAGACCTGTTGAACATTCAACTGACTGGAAGGAGGGAAGGGATATATCAGGCAGTAGGAAACAGCAGGGctgatgaattggagttagGACTATTTGTTCGGGATTCATCTgtattttgttaattttaatttcattagGGCTTCATCTGTTTAAATCCTGGATTTTTATCACGATAAATTCCTGATAGGAGGGATTTATCTAAATCAACTCTCTTGTCCAACTTCCCCTCAGCAAATGTGTCCCATCTGATGGCAATCTCATTTAAGTCACccatattaattagctggaacCCCAAAACTTTGCAATGGatccccaaatttgaaaacctggatacatctctgagATTATCGTGCAACATAACAGCACTCTAACATTTTTCTCCAatctccaaaaaaaattattgaaatttcGTTTTTCCCCATAGTTGCTTTTCAATAGATTTGTTGTCATGACGTTGGTTgccaaattttgttgctgaggTGGACTTATGCAATCTTTTGATGGGGAAAATCGTGAAATATAAAAAGGCTTTAAAGTCAGATTAACCCACTGTCACCTTGAATGTCCTATGACGTCCCCAGTTGAcaattaaaatcgtctggcgttggacagagtaaaatctgttaagtctcactcccaggggtcaaaaGGTTAAAGCCGGGTTAAAGGTGCCGTTTATCTCTTATGTAAAAAAAtggccctgattttttttttaaattggcaGTTTTCACATGTGTTTGTTGCAGGGTTATGCACTTGTGGAGTACGAGACATACAAGGAAGCGCAAGCTGCAATGGATGCTTTGAATGGGTCAGACttgcttgaacaaaagatcgcAGTAGATTGGGCATTTGTCAAGGGAGCACAAAGAACATCCGGGTAAATGCATGAGTTTCTGTAGTTTATTTCCTCGTCTTTCAATTTGCAGTGGTCCTCATTGCACACTGCATGATTACAGTCAGAATTCACCATACAAGAAGACGACCTGGTTGTATCACTAACTTCAttcctgttttgtttctttAGATCAGGAAGAAGGAGAGATACCAGAAGATATTAGGACACCAAtctttctatttgtttttccaataAAAGTAAAACTGGGTAAAGAGTATGCACGAGTTTTTACCAATGAGTGGattatttgaaaatgttgaattcTGTAATTCACTTTGTAGGAAATTTACCACaaagacttgtcttttcattatAAACTTAATCAAATATTTCTGATTGGAAACACGAGCAAAACGTCTTTATTTTGTCAACCCTATTCACCGCTCTTAACTGAGATGATTCTCAGCTACAACTCTTATCACGAAAGTCGAAATATTGTAAAACAATCAGTGATTGCATTTGACTCTGTTTGACCTATTTTTCACATGCATGTCGCAGTTGAATTTTAcgtatttttatttctttgtgtaGGCAAAATTTAtaacttatttttaattaagaatTTTAGCTTTGCAGTGTTTAGTTGGTTTTTGTTGAAAGGCTTCTTTGTGATCTCCATCGACACGTAAAGATATCATGAACACAGACTTTAAAATCCGGGGGAGGGCTTCCCCTTAAGCATGGCtgtgccctttaaaagtaaatAATAGTTCAAAACAGTTTTGTCTCTAGCCTGTagttttttccgtttgcttgtacATAATCTTTTGAACTAGTTGTTATTTGCATGGTCACAATTCTCTGTTCTCATCTTACTACTTTAACGTCTTAATAAATTGTCAATGAAAGTCTGTTTCCTATTACAGTTGTGTTtttttattgtctttttttgtcttctttatGCTCAACATTTCTCCATGGGATTCCAACTTGCAGTTTTTGAGGAGTTatatggaggtatatctatgacaaaatgcAATCCTCTGTAATTGATATTATAGTTATTTCCAAATCGTGAATGCATCGATCCGAAGCTGAAGGGCGAACACTCGTTTCACGTATCATGCAGatagtcaaaatgcaaaaaggtATACTGGTTAGGCATAACGCGAAAAGGCAAAACGCAAACAGGCATAACGGAAATAAGAATAACGCGAAAAGGAATAACGCAAGTGGACATAAGGTAAAAAAGTATAATACAAATAGGAATAGCGCAAAAAGGCAAAACGCAAAGAGATGGAAGAGGGGGATGGGTATGTGATCGCGCCTGCAGAAACTCCTGGTAGCGCCTGCAGAAACTCGTGTCGCTGCTTCAGATAGcaccattttgaattgaacGTGGCTGCAAATCGTGCAGATTCTTCTTCACAGATATAAAAAACGCACAAAAAACACCAGGTACCCGCGCAGCATTGACTTCGTTGTAGAAGTTTTCTGTCATTCTTCGAAGACTGGAGCTGTGCACTCTGAAGGCAAATAGTTTCAGCTCTTAAAAGGACGTCGATTAATTGTTCAAATCGAAAAGAAACAATCACTTTCGAAACCATTTTTTTCCTGGCATACTAGTTCACTTCAGTAAGAATTCTCCTCAAATATTGAGCCAAGGCATTATGAGTGGACGAAGAAGGTATCGCGCGCTCGAACACCATCTCTCAAAAGATACGTTATTTTAACGAACGCTCATGGTTCGACTTCGGCCCATGCCCACGTCCTTCGACCGCTGATCATGTCGCGTGATGTCTATTTGTGTGCTACCTTTTCGCGTTATGCCTATTCGCGCTATACCTTTTTGCGTAATGTCTATTCGCGTTATACCTATTTGCGTGATGACTTTTACCAGTATGCCTATCTGCATGATACCTGAAAAGGGTGTTCGCCCTTCAGCTTCGGATCGATGCATTCACGATTTGGAAATAACAATATCACTTACAGAGGATTGCATTTTGTTACAGATATACCTGCAAAGAGTTAAAAGTAATCTTAACAATAACCCAGTTAAATACTCTGGACTATTTCGGAAATGACTGACACcataaagtttgttttattttatgattACGAATCGTGTTTTGCAGAGCATTGTGTATTAGTCCTTTCCACACTCTTAGCCTGTCGGGACGGGGAGAAAACCATTTAGAACGAAGGGAGAAACTAGCGTGAGGAAGAAAGAAGACTGCGTCGAGGCCCCTCCTGCCTCTTATTTTCCGTGTAAATACTGATTTTTGTTTAGAAAAGGCCGACTGATTCTGTAAGTGACAGGTTATGTATTATTCTTACACGTTATGTACAAGTAGCCGGGTTATCACGGTGAGCAGGAAAATGTACATGCGTTCGTGAATGCGGACACACTGACcacaaaattcaaataagttttttttaatattcaatGTCCAAGGCATATGGTCGAGCAGTGCTTCATTACCGAaaccctattaggggttatcggggtacgtgatatatatatatttatataacccaagttattcacggattttgattggttcttgcctatgatctattagaggacagacgcacgattgacgtcaccatcagcttttatgcgaataaagtttaattctttattatataaaacaaatagattccatgctgccgtgggtctgttcagtaatagatcacagaagacgtcaaaatgtggtaagaacatcagtgacaaattcggctatcgcctcgtgtgccacttttttgttctcaccacattttgacgtcatctgtgatctattactgaacagacgcacggcagcatggaatctatttgttaaatatatatatatatatatatatatatatatatatatatataaaggtgaggctaatgaaaccaacacatgattcactgttactccgagtttcgtgcttacgcactcatcagacagtcaTGTGTTggttcattagcctcacctttctacgatttagctctacacttatgtgtattgagcactattttaacagtgttggcagccttattactattatatatatatttttttatttatttatttatttttttttttggggggggggggggggatttaaCCGGATACAGGATATTTATGGAAGAGATTCCGGGATACTGAGCATCAAAAGTAGATTCGTTGGTCAATACGGAGGGCGAAAATAGATAAAACGATACTCACAAATGCGATTAATTTGTATTTTTCCGTCAAATATTCACAATATCGGTCTCTCCAAAGAACGTGTTTGAGAAAAGCCCTcgccctccccctccctccaggTGCACAATGACGTCTCAAGAGTAACCGGCATTATAGGGATACAAACCacaggaattaacgggatacgggatactaaGACCCCCCTAATGGCGCCTCACTACCAGTCATTGATAAGCAATGAACTGAATCTCTCGGCTGCCGAAAATGATCTGCGAAAAACAAGGCCTTGCAACCGTCAATGTCGGTATAACTTTGCAACAGAACTGTTCAACTTTTTCTTCTGGTTGAAACGAAATTTTGACGGGGGATAGGCATGACACAATGGCTCTGCAGCTGCCTTTGTGCCTGTGAGTGTTGTTTAGAAAAGAACTATTAATTCACAGCCTTGGATGTAAGCCATATTGAATGGTTTCTTCTAGTCTTGCTTGTCTGGATgtttttcagttcagttttGAATTGTGCCCATCGCTGCTCCAGCCTTGATTGCCTGTCTCCTTGACTGACAAGCCTggtatgaaaaaaacaaaacaaagtcacTGTTCACATCACGAGATTTGCACAATCATACACGACAGACTTCACTGGAGTGGAGCTAATCATGATTGCCAAATCTAGCCAACAGTTATCACGTCTTGCTTACATTATGAGCTCGAGGCCATTCGTCTGCTTACCACCCACTCTACTaggagaggtttttctttgtcCCACTCACCTTCCAATACCCAAAAAGCACTCAAGATCGTGCGGAAATTGTCTTCATCGACTCGCCTGATATCGAGTTCCAAAACACTGTTCAAAGAAGCTCCTTATCTATTTAATAGTTCTCCTCACAAGTCTGATGGTGCAGATTCTAAGAAATCGTTTCATTCCAAGTCAAGCAGATAACCAATACCGGTCAACGTTGCACATGTAGCCTTCCTCTCcccccacacccccccccccccaaaaaaaaaaagtgaagataTTTAATACCTTTGCTTTATCAGGGAATGCAGCCTTCCATCAATAGAAGTGTTTGTTTTGTACAGTGTGGGAGGCACAGAAATGTTTTCCTTCCAGTATTGGTTAAGTGTGGGGACGGATTTCAGTGAGAAGCAAAATGGTACAGCTgtctgaaaaacaaacaaagcacgccagattttcaaaatggcactgattGGCAGTGGaaagtagcctgcgtagcaaaaAAAC from Montipora capricornis isolate CH-2021 chromosome 2, ASM3666992v2, whole genome shotgun sequence includes the following:
- the LOC138038327 gene encoding RNA-binding protein 8A-like, whose product is MADVLEVDVEDKGGFSEDEGDEGIQRLKSAVTKRKGRGFKGDSSSHAKEQYESMDTDEGGQTGPARSVEGWILFITNVHEEAQEDDIHDSFSEYGEIKNLHANLDRRTGFLKGYALVEYETYKEAQAAMDALNGSDLLEQKIAVDWAFVKGAQRTSGSGRRRDTRRY